A window of Proteus columbae contains these coding sequences:
- a CDS encoding phosphatase — MYPVDLHAHTIASTHAYSTVSEYFQQAKKQGIQLFAITDHGPDMDDAPHEWHFSNLPVIPRIIDGVGILYGIEANIKNIKGETDCSEKMSKKLDIVLAGFHDPVMSSLGLVDNTKALIATIASGCVQMITHPGNPKYPIDIAEVAKAAATYNVALEMNNSSFIHSRVGSEKNCIEIAKAVRDAGGLIALGSDSHIASSLGNFDRVLEVLAQIDFPQERILNVTPRRVLDFLESHGKKEIPEFSHF; from the coding sequence ATGTATCCCGTTGATTTACATGCTCATACTATTGCTAGTACACATGCTTACAGTACAGTTAGTGAATATTTCCAGCAAGCTAAAAAGCAGGGAATTCAGTTGTTTGCAATTACTGATCATGGCCCAGATATGGATGATGCACCTCATGAATGGCATTTTTCTAACTTACCTGTGATCCCTCGTATTATTGATGGTGTTGGTATTCTTTATGGTATAGAAGCGAATATTAAAAATATTAAAGGTGAAACAGATTGTAGTGAGAAAATGAGCAAGAAATTAGATATTGTACTTGCTGGTTTTCATGATCCAGTAATGAGCTCATTAGGTCTTGTTGATAATACAAAAGCGTTAATTGCAACAATAGCAAGTGGCTGTGTCCAAATGATTACGCATCCAGGTAATCCGAAATATCCAATAGATATTGCTGAAGTTGCAAAAGCAGCTGCTACTTACAACGTTGCTTTAGAAATGAATAACTCATCATTTATTCATTCTAGAGTAGGAAGTGAGAAAAATTGCATAGAAATAGCGAAAGCAGTACGTGATGCAGGAGGATTAATTGCACTAGGCTCTGACTCACACATTGCTTCTTCACTAGGAAATTTTGATCGAGTATTAGAAGTATTAGCTCAAATAGATTTTCCACAAGAACGTATATTAAATGTAACTCCAAGAAGGGTATTAGATTTTCTAGAGTCACATGGTAAAAAAGAGATCCCTGAATTTAGCCATTTTTAA
- a CDS encoding ParD-like family protein, which translates to MGIVKISDELHEYLRKASNVMSRSVNAQAEFWIKIGIQAELNPDKTFPMIINEMLEKEAIKQDVE; encoded by the coding sequence GTGGGTATTGTAAAAATTTCTGATGAATTACATGAGTACTTGCGAAAAGCAAGTAATGTGATGTCACGCTCTGTTAATGCTCAGGCAGAGTTTTGGATAAAAATTGGCATTCAAGCAGAGTTAAACCCAGATAAGACATTTCCAATGATTATCAATGAAATGCTGGAAAAAGAAGCCATCAAGCAAGACGTAGAATAA
- a CDS encoding lipase family alpha/beta hydrolase: MSTTYPIILVHGLSGFDDIVGYPYFYGIADALEKDGHKVFTASLSAFNSNEVRGEQLWEFVQKILKETKAKKVNLIGHSQGPLACRYVAAKHAKSIASVTSVNGVNHGSEIADLVRRIMRKDSVPEYIADAVMKAIGTIISAFSGNCGNPQDAVAALEALTTENVTEFNKKYPQGLPAVRGGEGKEIVNGVHYYSFGSYIQGLIAGERGNLLDPTHAAMRVLSAFFTERENDGLVGRTSMRLGKLIKDNYAEDHLDMVNQVAGLVGRGEDIIAIYTNHANFLASKKL, translated from the coding sequence ATGTCAACTACATATCCAATTATTTTAGTTCATGGTTTATCTGGTTTTGATGATATCGTCGGTTATCCTTATTTTTATGGTATCGCCGATGCCTTAGAAAAAGATGGCCATAAAGTTTTCACCGCATCTCTTTCTGCATTTAATTCTAACGAAGTTCGTGGTGAACAACTTTGGGAATTTGTGCAAAAAATTCTCAAAGAAACGAAAGCAAAAAAAGTAAATTTAATCGGTCATAGCCAAGGCCCATTAGCTTGCCGTTATGTTGCTGCAAAACATGCGAAGAGCATTGCTTCTGTTACTTCTGTTAATGGTGTAAACCACGGTTCAGAAATTGCAGATTTAGTACGACGTATTATGCGCAAGGATAGTGTGCCAGAATATATTGCTGATGCAGTAATGAAAGCTATTGGTACTATTATTTCTGCATTTTCAGGTAATTGTGGCAATCCACAAGATGCCGTCGCTGCATTAGAAGCGTTAACAACTGAAAATGTAACTGAATTTAATAAAAAGTACCCACAAGGGTTGCCAGCTGTTCGTGGTGGTGAAGGTAAAGAAATCGTAAATGGCGTTCATTACTATTCATTTGGTAGCTATATCCAAGGTTTGATTGCTGGTGAAAGAGGCAATTTACTGGATCCTACTCATGCCGCAATGCGTGTATTAAGTGCATTCTTTACTGAGCGTGAAAATGATGGCTTGGTAGGTCGTACAAGTATGCGATTAGGTAAACTGATCAAAGATAATTATGCTGAAGATCATCTGGATATGGTAAATCAGGTTGCTGGGTTAGTAGGGCGTGGTGAAGATATCATCGCTATTTATACAAACCATGCGAATTTCTTAGCAAGTAAAAAGCTTTAA
- a CDS encoding autotransporter outer membrane beta-barrel domain-containing protein: MLLNKHFSKNIITISILSFLASSVYAKENNIQGVILSNNEITSNSTYSDTTNLYIDKSHEIQNITLSNEAILRMNGDSLAIGTIVKDDATISMYAHDAKKIGIPTIKDTIVTGTSNIDMSAGSSSIGKLFIDKNAELYIDNIDAESTDVSKNDPVPSTKIFIENLTLAGKTYILPSWNEDYGDDGNAPRPEKPGPELITHINNLEMQSGSQLEMEHYISGMQFNRLELKTLTGEGTFILSSSLANGLSDNIYISDHATGHFGLKINDSGEEISDPKNTQLVYVNRGDANFNLLNKEGNVEVGVWKYKLNSKTNDGHTEWYLVGGKSGEPDTSKQPDTSKQPNVTQPILSNSAQAVINMASAPQHILSIETSTLRQRMGFLRENNNDLGVWVRYLNHNSHLNDKGYSQFHSNLNGMQVGIDKKIAINNDQLLFGLITSYTKSKIKSDNINNGDINSYSGGIYLTWINHSSFYVDSLFKMNHLHNEINTNMNEGRRVKGNYNQNAITTSTEIGYPIAFSNALTLTPYSQILYSHIGKSHYLLDNGMKANIHNADSLKGELGTTLESNLLIANHNIKPYLKAAISREFIKNNEIEINNVSFDSRYSGNTGKYGIGLTTNIGNDALFYTEINYQNGNKIETPIYVTTGFRMNF; this comes from the coding sequence ATGCTATTGAATAAACATTTTAGTAAGAATATTATTACTATAAGTATATTATCTTTCTTAGCCAGTTCTGTTTATGCAAAAGAAAATAATATACAAGGTGTTATTCTCTCCAATAATGAAATTACTTCTAATTCTACTTACAGTGATACAACAAATCTTTATATAGATAAAAGCCACGAAATACAAAATATTACTCTTTCAAACGAGGCAATATTAAGAATGAATGGTGATAGTCTCGCGATAGGTACTATCGTTAAAGACGATGCTACTATTAGTATGTATGCTCATGATGCAAAAAAAATAGGTATTCCTACTATTAAAGATACTATAGTAACAGGCACAAGTAATATTGATATGAGCGCAGGTTCATCATCTATAGGCAAATTATTTATAGATAAAAATGCTGAATTATATATTGATAACATTGATGCTGAATCTACTGATGTATCTAAAAATGATCCTGTCCCTTCAACTAAAATCTTTATAGAAAACTTAACACTAGCAGGTAAAACATATATTTTACCCTCATGGAACGAAGATTATGGTGATGATGGCAATGCTCCTAGACCAGAAAAACCAGGCCCAGAATTAATTACTCATATTAACAATCTAGAGATGCAATCTGGTAGCCAACTTGAAATGGAACATTATATTTCTGGCATGCAATTTAATCGGCTTGAATTGAAAACGCTCACCGGTGAAGGTACTTTTATTTTAAGTAGCAGCTTAGCCAATGGTTTAAGCGATAATATTTATATTTCAGATCATGCTACTGGGCATTTTGGATTAAAAATAAATGATAGCGGAGAAGAAATTTCTGATCCTAAAAATACTCAATTAGTTTATGTAAATAGAGGTGATGCTAATTTTAATTTATTAAATAAAGAGGGTAATGTTGAAGTTGGTGTTTGGAAATATAAACTAAATAGCAAAACTAATGATGGTCATACAGAGTGGTATCTTGTAGGTGGAAAATCAGGCGAGCCGGATACCTCTAAACAGCCTGATACCTCTAAACAGCCTAATGTTACTCAACCTATATTAAGCAATAGTGCTCAAGCCGTTATTAATATGGCCTCAGCACCACAGCACATATTGAGTATTGAGACGAGTACTTTACGCCAAAGAATGGGCTTCTTGCGTGAAAATAATAATGATCTCGGAGTGTGGGTTCGCTATTTAAATCATAATTCTCATTTGAATGATAAAGGTTATAGTCAATTCCATTCAAACTTAAATGGAATGCAAGTTGGTATAGATAAGAAGATAGCCATAAATAATGACCAATTACTATTTGGTTTAATAACTTCTTACACTAAGAGTAAGATCAAATCTGACAATATTAATAATGGTGATATTAATAGCTATAGTGGTGGTATTTATTTAACTTGGATTAATCATTCTAGTTTTTATGTAGACTCTTTATTTAAGATGAATCATCTTCATAATGAAATCAATACTAATATGAATGAAGGTAGAAGAGTTAAAGGAAATTACAATCAAAATGCGATTACAACGTCAACAGAAATAGGTTATCCTATTGCGTTCTCAAACGCATTAACACTGACACCATACAGCCAGATCCTTTATTCTCATATTGGTAAGTCGCATTATTTATTAGATAATGGTATGAAAGCAAACATCCACAATGCGGATAGCTTAAAAGGTGAATTAGGAACCACATTAGAAAGTAATTTACTGATTGCAAACCACAATATTAAGCCTTACTTAAAAGCAGCAATATCTCGTGAATTCATTAAAAATAATGAAATAGAAATTAATAACGTATCATTTGATAGTCGTTATTCTGGGAATACTGGTAAGTACGGCATTGGTTTAACAACTAATATAGGTAATGATGCTCTTTTCTATACTGAAATAAACTATCAAAATGGTAATAAAATAGAAACTCCGATATATGTAACAACAGGATTTAGAATGAATTTTTAA
- the map gene encoding type I methionyl aminopeptidase, whose translation MDKITIKTADEIELMRESGRLLAKVFTMLDDFIVPGVSTLEINDKVDDFIVNELQSRPASKGQYGYEYVLNTSINEVVCHGVPKADERLKSKDIVNVDITLEKNGFIADSSKMYIMPEASPIARKLAKTTYQAMWEGIKEVKPGATLGDIGHAIQSFAQSHGYSVVREYCGHGIGREMHEAPQVLHYGIKGQGVELKEGMTFTIEPMINQGGAKIKTKKDGWTVVTRDKKLSAQSEHTILVTATGYEVLTLRPEEVLP comes from the coding sequence GTGGATAAAATAACGATTAAAACGGCTGATGAAATTGAATTAATGCGTGAGTCAGGGCGTTTATTGGCGAAAGTTTTTACAATGCTTGATGATTTTATTGTACCTGGTGTTTCTACACTAGAGATTAACGATAAAGTTGATGATTTTATTGTCAATGAACTTCAATCAAGACCAGCAAGTAAAGGTCAATATGGTTATGAGTATGTGCTAAATACATCTATCAATGAAGTTGTTTGTCATGGTGTGCCAAAAGCAGATGAGCGCCTTAAAAGCAAAGATATTGTTAATGTTGATATTACACTAGAAAAAAATGGATTTATTGCTGACTCTAGTAAAATGTATATTATGCCAGAGGCATCTCCTATTGCGCGTAAATTAGCAAAAACAACGTATCAAGCAATGTGGGAAGGTATTAAGGAAGTAAAACCAGGTGCGACATTAGGCGATATTGGTCATGCTATTCAAAGCTTTGCACAAAGTCATGGATATAGTGTAGTGAGAGAATACTGTGGGCATGGAATAGGAAGAGAAATGCATGAAGCGCCACAGGTACTACATTATGGTATTAAAGGACAGGGCGTTGAATTAAAAGAAGGCATGACTTTTACGATTGAGCCAATGATAAATCAAGGCGGCGCTAAAATAAAAACCAAGAAAGATGGTTGGACTGTTGTAACAAGAGATAAAAAGTTATCTGCTCAATCAGAACATACTATTTTGGTAACAGCAACAGGGTATGAAGTGCTCACTTTACGTCCAGAAGAAGTATTACCATAA
- the yedE gene encoding YedE family putative selenium transporter: MSIKWVLILSGFIIGTLALLLGINGNPPNMGVCVACFIRDSAGSMGLHHTETVQYLRTEIFGFILGSFIAALIFKEFQPKAGSAPIIRFTLGFLMMIGCLVFLGCPLRMVLRIGAGDLNAVIGLVGLIIGIGIGSLFVKKGFSLPRNYNQSSIEGFILPIICIFLFALFLWNSDIFNASVKGPGASHAPVWMSIIAGLIIGFIIQRTRFCFIGMAKHVFLSRNYNMAFGVITLTLVVFLGNLYLGKFNLSFENQPIAHSDGLWNFLSMALVGLCGVLITGCPLRQLANAGQGNSDAAVSVMGMLVGAAFAHNFTYASSPAGVTDNGKLVVIIGLLFAVIVAAIYTYVANKAKDNGISKNGA, encoded by the coding sequence ATGTCTATAAAATGGGTTTTAATCCTATCTGGATTTATTATCGGTACTCTTGCGTTACTTCTTGGTATTAACGGAAATCCACCTAATATGGGGGTTTGTGTAGCGTGCTTTATTCGTGATAGCGCAGGAAGTATGGGCTTGCATCACACCGAAACGGTACAATATCTTCGCACAGAAATATTTGGTTTTATTCTTGGTTCTTTTATTGCCGCACTTATCTTCAAAGAATTTCAACCAAAGGCAGGCTCTGCACCTATTATTCGTTTTACACTGGGTTTTCTAATGATGATAGGTTGCTTAGTTTTTTTAGGTTGTCCATTAAGAATGGTACTTCGTATCGGCGCCGGTGATTTAAATGCTGTTATAGGATTAGTTGGATTAATAATAGGAATTGGCATAGGTAGTTTATTTGTCAAAAAAGGATTTTCTCTACCAAGAAATTATAACCAATCTTCTATAGAAGGTTTTATTTTACCTATCATATGTATATTCCTATTTGCTCTATTCTTATGGAATAGTGATATATTTAATGCCAGTGTGAAAGGCCCTGGAGCAAGTCATGCGCCAGTGTGGATGTCTATCATCGCAGGGCTTATTATTGGTTTTATTATTCAACGCACAAGATTCTGCTTTATTGGAATGGCCAAACATGTATTTTTATCGCGCAATTACAATATGGCGTTTGGTGTAATCACATTAACACTCGTTGTTTTTTTGGGTAATCTCTATTTAGGCAAGTTTAATCTTAGTTTTGAAAATCAACCAATAGCCCACAGCGATGGTCTATGGAATTTTCTCTCTATGGCGCTTGTAGGCTTATGTGGTGTACTCATTACAGGTTGCCCATTACGACAACTAGCTAATGCTGGCCAAGGTAACTCAGATGCTGCTGTAAGCGTCATGGGTATGTTAGTGGGGGCAGCATTTGCTCATAACTTCACTTATGCCTCAAGCCCTGCTGGAGTTACTGATAATGGTAAGCTAGTTGTTATTATTGGTTTATTGTTTGCTGTCATTGTTGCTGCTATTTATACCTATGTCGCAAATAAAGCAAAAGATAATGGAATTAGTAAAAATGGCGCATAA
- a CDS encoding antiterminator Q family protein, giving the protein MENISKILEAWGSWVANDQNAINLLNNKEIIPERIKLREKCTHHNANIINDLMKRLMAHNKEDYQLLINYYIFGKTFIQLAKYDQCSDTYIGKKLKKAEGMIEGMLIFSGIN; this is encoded by the coding sequence ATGGAAAATATTTCAAAAATTTTAGAAGCGTGGGGATCATGGGTAGCTAATGATCAAAATGCTATTAATTTGTTGAATAATAAAGAAATCATTCCAGAGCGTATAAAGTTGAGAGAAAAATGTACTCATCATAATGCTAATATTATTAATGACTTAATGAAAAGATTGATGGCGCACAATAAAGAGGACTATCAATTGCTTATTAATTATTATATTTTTGGTAAAACGTTTATTCAGCTTGCAAAATATGATCAATGTTCGGATACATATATTGGAAAAAAACTGAAAAAAGCAGAAGGTATGATTGAAGGTATGCTGATTTTCTCTGGTATTAATTAA
- a CDS encoding methyl-accepting chemotaxis protein, which translates to MFKNFKQRYLPNVSFNMSSLKTTTLVWLITGSLILLLGLACVLFLSSVNDYKRNLNTLNNIYHEQSLLSDTWENLLQTRNTLNRASSRHLLIINKMATANTDISSLLQQTKEKLQHVENGWESFKNFPHNVEDQSYIQQLEQKYTELNAALIEFLAFLEQGKTYEYLNQPTQTYQDNFEQAYTNYHQQLENYYTASLGEGELLYDKIIYSLIAISILIVIFSFLVQVVLRKNFISPLNAIMKNIEDISNGELATDVTTKGLYEINILTANIQKMRDQIKRIVNNINHSSGLINSELSDIAVMNNNLAIRVEQQSAAVLETSAGIRQLSVTSKQHAENTQASCELVTKTDTMIHQSNEMLANVVENMHEVVTFSEQINDITSTIDNIAFQTNLLALNAAVEAARVGEHGKGFAVVAKEVRELSISCNLASKEIKVLVANSSKKINQCFQLAADANDNMVDISKHTENINEMIHDISISTNEQSNGIAQIEDAINQLDQTTQANSTMTRELVSSLDSLQTQSDRLKQELTVFHQ; encoded by the coding sequence ATGTTTAAGAACTTCAAACAACGTTATTTGCCAAACGTCTCTTTTAATATGTCGAGTTTAAAAACAACCACCCTAGTTTGGCTTATTACAGGCTCTTTAATCTTACTTCTTGGGCTAGCTTGTGTTTTATTTCTCTCTTCAGTTAATGATTACAAGAGAAACTTAAACACACTAAATAATATCTACCATGAACAATCACTACTAAGTGATACTTGGGAAAATCTACTACAAACACGTAATACCTTAAATAGGGCTAGTTCTCGCCACTTATTAATCATTAATAAAATGGCTACCGCAAATACTGACATATCCTCATTATTACAACAAACTAAAGAAAAACTTCAGCACGTTGAAAATGGATGGGAAAGTTTCAAGAATTTTCCTCATAATGTTGAAGATCAAAGTTATATACAACAATTAGAGCAGAAATATACTGAGCTTAATGCAGCGCTCATTGAATTTTTAGCCTTTCTAGAACAAGGCAAAACATACGAGTATTTAAATCAACCAACACAAACCTATCAAGACAATTTTGAGCAAGCTTATACTAACTATCATCAACAGCTAGAAAATTATTACACGGCTTCATTGGGTGAAGGAGAATTACTGTACGATAAAATTATTTATAGCTTAATTGCCATTTCAATATTAATTGTTATTTTTTCTTTCTTAGTTCAAGTTGTACTACGAAAAAACTTTATTTCACCTTTAAACGCTATAATGAAAAATATCGAAGATATTAGTAATGGAGAATTAGCGACCGATGTCACCACAAAAGGTCTATATGAAATAAATATTCTCACTGCCAATATTCAAAAAATGCGAGATCAGATAAAACGGATCGTCAATAACATCAATCACAGCTCAGGTCTTATTAATTCAGAATTAAGTGATATTGCTGTTATGAACAATAATCTTGCTATTCGTGTTGAACAACAGTCAGCAGCTGTGCTCGAAACTTCCGCAGGAATACGACAATTAAGCGTTACATCAAAACAACATGCAGAAAATACACAAGCATCATGTGAGCTAGTAACAAAAACAGATACGATGATCCATCAAAGCAATGAAATGCTCGCTAACGTTGTTGAAAATATGCATGAAGTTGTCACGTTCTCTGAACAAATAAACGACATTACCTCTACAATCGATAATATCGCCTTCCAAACAAATCTATTGGCTTTAAATGCTGCCGTAGAAGCGGCAAGAGTCGGTGAACACGGAAAAGGTTTTGCTGTTGTTGCTAAAGAAGTAAGAGAATTATCTATTAGCTGTAATTTGGCATCAAAAGAGATAAAAGTACTTGTCGCTAATTCAAGTAAAAAAATAAATCAGTGTTTTCAGCTAGCCGCTGACGCAAACGATAATATGGTAGATATTTCTAAACATACTGAAAATATTAATGAAATGATCCACGATATTTCTATTTCTACAAATGAACAAAGTAATGGTATTGCCCAAATTGAAGATGCAATAAATCAATTAGATCAAACCACACAAGCTAATTCAACAATGACACGAGAATTAGTCAGTTCATTAGATTCTTTGCAAACACAATCAGATAGACTAAAACAAGAATTAACTGTTTTTCATCAGTAA
- a CDS encoding DUF465 domain-containing protein, producing the protein MFPEYRDLISKLRQTDPHFRALFEQHNELDHKIVRLEHKDRRGYGEEVVELKKQKLKLKEEIHQILKNPPEEA; encoded by the coding sequence ATGTTTCCAGAATATCGTGATTTAATTTCAAAACTTCGTCAGACTGATCCCCATTTTCGTGCTCTTTTTGAACAACATAACGAACTTGACCATAAAATTGTTAGATTAGAACATAAAGATAGAAGAGGATATGGTGAAGAAGTTGTTGAGCTCAAAAAACAAAAACTAAAACTGAAAGAGGAAATTCATCAGATCCTCAAAAACCCACCGGAAGAAGCGTGA
- a CDS encoding dihydrofolate reductase family protein gives MNIVVYIATSLDGYIADKQGNIDWLTSIENPENLDFGFSDFLSEIDVIIMGRTTFETIMGFDIEWPYVQPVFVLSNTIKELPSSLPSNVNILSGNVSEIIKRLKDDGYNRVYVDGGKTIQGFINKGFVDELIITRMPILLGEGIPLFIPNDKKIEFTHHKTEVYLNSFVKSHYKKHN, from the coding sequence ATGAACATTGTGGTTTATATTGCAACAAGTTTAGATGGTTATATTGCTGATAAGCAAGGTAATATTGATTGGCTTACCAGTATTGAAAACCCTGAAAATTTAGACTTTGGTTTTTCTGACTTTCTTAGTGAAATAGATGTAATTATTATGGGAAGAACAACGTTTGAAACAATAATGGGTTTTGATATTGAGTGGCCCTATGTTCAGCCTGTTTTTGTATTAAGTAATACCATTAAAGAATTACCAAGCTCATTACCTAGTAATGTAAATATCTTATCAGGAAATGTTAGTGAAATAATAAAAAGACTTAAAGATGATGGATATAATAGAGTGTATGTTGACGGTGGAAAAACAATTCAAGGATTTATTAATAAAGGTTTTGTTGATGAACTTATAATAACTAGAATGCCTATTTTATTAGGTGAGGGCATACCGTTATTTATTCCAAATGATAAAAAAATAGAATTTACTCATCATAAAACAGAAGTGTATTTAAATTCTTTTGTTAAATCACATTATAAAAAACATAATTAA
- the nqrE gene encoding NADH:ubiquinone reductase (Na(+)-transporting) subunit E translates to MLENYLNIFIKATFVENMALSFFLGMCTFLAVSKEVKTSLKLGLTVTVLLIIATPINNLIYHFILKKDAIVEGIDLSFLRYITFIGVLAALVQILEMFLDKFIPSLYHSLGIFLPLLTIHCAIFGATIFMVERDYTFTESVIYGAGCGIGWLLAIIALSGLREKMKYSDIPKGLRGLGITFITVGLMSLGFMSFSGISL, encoded by the coding sequence ATGCTTGAAAATTACCTTAATATCTTTATTAAGGCAACTTTTGTTGAGAATATGGCATTAAGTTTCTTTTTAGGAATGTGTACTTTTCTTGCTGTTTCTAAAGAAGTAAAAACCTCATTAAAACTAGGTCTTACTGTTACTGTCTTACTTATTATTGCTACACCTATCAACAACTTAATCTATCATTTTATCCTAAAGAAAGACGCGATAGTTGAAGGTATTGATCTTAGCTTTCTTAGATATATTACTTTTATTGGCGTTTTAGCGGCACTAGTTCAAATTTTAGAAATGTTTTTAGATAAATTTATCCCTTCACTTTATCATTCATTAGGGATCTTTTTGCCTTTATTGACTATTCATTGCGCTATCTTTGGTGCCACCATTTTTATGGTTGAACGTGATTACACATTTACTGAATCAGTGATATATGGTGCAGGATGTGGCATAGGTTGGTTACTTGCGATTATAGCCCTCTCAGGTTTACGTGAAAAAATGAAATATTCAGACATTCCGAAAGGATTGAGAGGATTAGGGATCACATTTATCACAGTAGGATTAATGTCACTTGGTTTTATGTCATTCTCTGGCATTTCACTTTAA
- a CDS encoding putative Se/S carrier-like protein, which produces MELVKMAHNYLFLFHEQYAVKKLQQQLQQDNFSAKIIDAPRKISSECELAISIYFSDDEIYKQYINDNVRAVYKIDSNHFDVLWKDEF; this is translated from the coding sequence ATGGAATTAGTAAAAATGGCGCATAACTATTTATTCCTTTTTCATGAGCAATACGCTGTAAAAAAACTTCAGCAACAACTCCAACAAGATAATTTTTCCGCAAAAATTATTGATGCTCCACGAAAAATATCGTCAGAATGTGAGTTAGCCATATCCATTTATTTTTCTGACGATGAAATTTATAAACAGTATATTAATGATAACGTTAGAGCTGTTTATAAAATAGATTCAAACCATTTTGATGTGCTTTGGAAAGATGAGTTTTAA
- a CDS encoding DUF5339 domain-containing protein has translation MENFILALGLLSISSIAVSADLSKTCEDYFKETDSYVELMAKNDATKAQAEAMKAQYTQAKEQFAALPKDVQESTCKQALDSLEQMKKMSAGQ, from the coding sequence ATGGAAAATTTTATTTTAGCTTTGGGTTTATTATCAATTTCTTCTATCGCTGTTTCTGCTGATTTATCTAAAACATGCGAAGACTATTTTAAAGAAACTGACTCTTATGTCGAATTAATGGCAAAAAATGATGCAACTAAAGCTCAAGCAGAAGCGATGAAAGCGCAATATACTCAAGCTAAAGAACAATTTGCAGCATTACCTAAAGATGTACAGGAAAGTACTTGTAAGCAAGCTTTAGATTCTTTAGAGCAAATGAAAAAAATGTCAGCAGGTCAATAA
- a CDS encoding immunity protein Imm33 domain-containing protein, which yields MNKNNKLLISEQQNIMCERYGVLPQKPEEMVAIALDNLNGNPIYGTRIKHLEGGTISWFFYCEEYCAKDDFYQPLHTEHLKELLPEVINYLYLPEGYNFIIDRDGYEDVWFEEIN from the coding sequence ATGAATAAAAACAATAAGTTATTAATTTCTGAGCAACAGAACATAATGTGTGAAAGATATGGTGTTTTACCTCAAAAGCCAGAAGAGATGGTAGCGATTGCTTTGGATAACCTAAATGGTAATCCTATTTACGGTACACGCATAAAACACTTAGAAGGTGGTACTATAAGTTGGTTTTTCTATTGTGAGGAATATTGTGCAAAGGACGACTTTTATCAACCATTGCATACAGAACATTTGAAAGAATTACTACCTGAAGTAATAAATTATCTTTATCTACCAGAAGGATATAATTTTATTATTGATAGAGATGGATATGAAGATGTTTGGTTTGAAGAGATAAATTAA